In Candidatus Limnocylindria bacterium, the following proteins share a genomic window:
- a CDS encoding ABC transporter ATP-binding protein, whose amino-acid sequence MPPIVSVRELRKSYGQIKAVDGVSFDVEEREIFALLGPNGAGKTTTVEILEGLRSADSGTAIVAGVDVRKDPSGVKERIGVQLQQSAFPENFLAREIVDLFALFYGKKVDSMAILRSVGLEDKAKQKQDKLSGGQRQRLSIAVALVNEPRVLFLDEPTTGLDPQARRNLWELVRAIRARGTTVFLTTHYLDEAEALCDRVAIMDAGRIVALDSPPALIEALLKRGFRKPVVQQQANLDDVFLDVTGHALRED is encoded by the coding sequence ATGCCGCCCATCGTCTCCGTTCGCGAGCTCCGTAAGAGCTATGGCCAGATCAAGGCGGTCGACGGAGTGAGCTTCGATGTCGAGGAGCGCGAGATCTTCGCGCTCCTGGGTCCGAACGGGGCGGGAAAGACGACGACCGTGGAGATCCTCGAGGGGTTGCGGTCGGCCGACAGCGGAACGGCGATAGTTGCCGGTGTCGACGTCCGAAAGGATCCGTCGGGCGTGAAGGAACGGATCGGCGTGCAGCTGCAGCAGAGCGCGTTCCCCGAGAACTTCCTGGCGCGCGAGATCGTCGATCTCTTCGCGCTCTTCTACGGCAAGAAGGTCGACTCGATGGCCATCCTGAGATCGGTCGGCCTCGAGGACAAGGCGAAGCAGAAGCAGGACAAGCTGTCCGGTGGGCAGCGCCAGCGTCTCTCTATCGCCGTCGCGCTGGTCAACGAGCCGCGCGTGCTGTTCCTGGACGAGCCGACCACCGGACTCGATCCGCAGGCGCGTCGCAATCTCTGGGAGCTGGTGCGCGCGATCCGCGCGCGGGGCACGACAGTGTTCCTCACGACCCACTACCTGGACGAGGCGGAGGCGCTCTGCGACCGCGTCGCGATCATGGACGCGGGCCGGATCGTCGCGCTCGATTCGCCGCCTGCGCTCATCGAGGCCCTGCTGAAACGAGGATTCCGGAAACCGGTCGTCCAGCAGCAGGCGAATCTCGACGACGTGTTCCTCGACGTCACCGGCCACGCGCTGCGGGAGGACTAG
- a CDS encoding NUDIX hydrolase: RSAPGAPPLFHTFAFLLEELGGTLGAIDTEEQIEDWREMTPAELRTQASALENLSTDGKKSIGGSWADWGRFRAVAHRAVADALDA; the protein is encoded by the coding sequence CGCTCAGCCCCCGGCGCGCCGCCGCTCTTCCACACCTTCGCGTTCCTGCTCGAGGAGCTCGGCGGGACGCTCGGCGCCATCGACACCGAAGAGCAGATCGAGGACTGGCGCGAGATGACGCCAGCGGAGCTCCGCACACAAGCCAGTGCGTTGGAGAACCTCAGCACCGACGGGAAGAAGAGCATCGGCGGAAGCTGGGCCGATTGGGGTCGCTTTCGGGCGGTCGCGCACCGCGCCGTCGCCGATGCGCTCGACGCCTAG
- a CDS encoding LCP family protein → MSNVGSRQRPLMLAAGSPLGSPGFAALLSALLPGLGQAYQDRWVKGLLMLLLPIFAFALAGAFVVNADPLTAWVLRNATYVTLLVIATALVYHVFVVVDAFAGRMRRLRGRNVIDYAVLALVTTTLIVTYGTIYRESAPWASFFAKMFAPITRPQVAPTPVGQEPAPVWTGNDRLNVLVLGIDTRDGDRTTQNTDTMIVVSLDPLNETAAMLSIPRDVYINKPGTFQGKINGAFAFGGPDLVRRLTSDLLGIKIHSYALVNFDAFNKIVNGVGGVIVDVKRPVRDETYPTIDYGVERVNITPGPQLMFGETALKYARSRHDTNDYSRARRQQDVLGALRVKLSTPQALRTIPSLMEGVGTTIETDFDPANVLPLARAAASIDSGDITSDVLYPCGGDYPRCELTYDSEGGFFLIPDVAKIRDLAASLFYDPKVRQEGARVEVQNTGARSGVARDVADRLEARAFGVSAVTDGSSAKSAVVLRNPGKRYTAEQLRAQLGLPIETAEGSGGPDIVVRIGNDFRSFASDSAR, encoded by the coding sequence ATGTCGAATGTGGGGAGTCGGCAGCGCCCGCTCATGCTCGCCGCGGGATCGCCGCTCGGGTCTCCCGGCTTCGCCGCGCTCCTCTCCGCTCTCCTCCCTGGCCTTGGTCAGGCCTATCAGGACCGCTGGGTCAAGGGCCTGCTCATGCTGCTCCTGCCGATCTTCGCGTTCGCGCTCGCGGGCGCGTTCGTCGTTAATGCGGATCCGCTCACCGCGTGGGTGCTGCGCAACGCGACCTACGTGACGCTCCTGGTGATCGCGACCGCGCTCGTCTACCACGTCTTCGTCGTGGTCGATGCGTTCGCGGGGCGCATGCGTCGTCTTCGCGGTCGCAATGTCATCGACTACGCGGTCCTCGCGCTCGTGACGACGACGCTGATCGTCACCTACGGAACGATCTATCGCGAGTCGGCGCCGTGGGCATCGTTCTTCGCCAAGATGTTCGCGCCGATCACCCGCCCGCAGGTCGCTCCGACGCCGGTCGGCCAGGAGCCCGCACCGGTGTGGACGGGTAACGACCGCTTGAACGTGCTCGTCCTCGGGATCGATACACGCGACGGCGACCGCACCACGCAGAACACCGACACCATGATCGTCGTCTCGCTCGACCCGTTGAACGAGACCGCCGCGATGCTCTCGATCCCGCGCGATGTCTACATCAACAAGCCCGGCACGTTCCAGGGAAAGATCAACGGGGCGTTCGCGTTCGGCGGACCCGACCTGGTGCGAAGACTCACGAGCGACCTGCTCGGGATCAAGATCCACTCGTACGCGCTGGTGAACTTCGACGCATTCAACAAGATCGTGAACGGCGTCGGTGGGGTGATCGTCGACGTGAAGCGGCCGGTGCGCGACGAGACCTACCCTACGATCGACTACGGCGTCGAGCGCGTGAACATCACACCTGGACCGCAGCTCATGTTCGGCGAGACCGCGCTGAAGTACGCGCGATCTCGTCACGACACGAACGACTACAGCCGCGCGCGGCGCCAGCAGGATGTCCTCGGCGCGCTCCGCGTGAAGCTTTCGACGCCGCAGGCGCTGCGGACCATCCCGTCGCTCATGGAGGGGGTCGGCACGACGATCGAGACCGACTTCGATCCGGCCAACGTCCTGCCGCTTGCGCGCGCGGCCGCGAGCATCGACAGCGGTGACATCACGAGCGACGTGCTCTACCCGTGCGGCGGCGACTATCCGCGTTGCGAGCTGACGTACGACAGTGAGGGCGGCTTCTTCCTCATACCTGACGTCGCGAAGATCCGAGACCTCGCCGCGTCGCTCTTCTACGATCCGAAGGTCCGGCAGGAAGGCGCGCGCGTCGAGGTACAGAACACCGGCGCACGGAGTGGCGTCGCGAGGGATGTGGCAGACCGGCTCGAGGCACGCGCGTTCGGCGTCAGCGCGGTGACCGATGGCTCATCCGCGAAATCGGCGGTCGTGCTCCGGAATCCTGGCAAGCGCTACACCGCCGAGCAGCTCCGCGCGCAGCTGGGTCTCCCGATCGAAACGGCCGAGGGTTCCGGCGGGCCCGACATCGTCGTCCGCATCGGCAACGACTTCCGAAGCTTCGCTAGCGACTCAGCTCGCTGA
- a CDS encoding ABC transporter permease — protein MQIPRYTLMLLRAYARDRTALFFGFFFPLLFMVLFGVLNFGGSVRVNLGMVDEAKNDQSASFIATLGKIDTLKITSGDRDGQLAKLTAGDLDLVLVIPSNFRIAPAAPSSSVPTLTLFRNSSRPEQGAVGVAVLNSVIDQLSFAVTRTAPVVSLKSEEVTGRNLKYVDFLTPGILGMTIMQLGISSVAFAFVAERSRGVIRRIMATPIPRRNYIAAHVLQRLILAVVQVLILLGVAVLAFKVTVVGGLGSLLAVAILGAVVFLCLGFAVTGLLSTENQAAVATQIVTLPQLFLSGVFFSRDAVPAFLKPVADYLPLTFLNDALRAIATTGASLADVSGQIVGLVVWAIVSFVLAYRLFRLD, from the coding sequence GTGCAGATACCTCGCTACACGTTGATGCTGCTCCGCGCGTACGCGCGTGACCGCACCGCGCTGTTCTTCGGCTTCTTCTTCCCGCTCCTGTTCATGGTCCTGTTCGGCGTCCTCAACTTCGGTGGGTCGGTGCGCGTGAACCTGGGCATGGTCGACGAGGCGAAGAACGACCAGAGCGCGTCGTTCATCGCGACACTGGGAAAGATCGACACGCTCAAGATCACCAGTGGCGACCGCGACGGGCAGCTCGCGAAGCTCACCGCCGGCGATCTGGATCTCGTCCTCGTCATCCCGAGCAACTTCCGCATCGCGCCCGCAGCGCCTTCGAGCAGCGTACCGACGCTGACCCTGTTTCGGAACAGCTCGCGCCCGGAGCAGGGTGCGGTAGGCGTCGCGGTCCTCAATTCCGTGATCGATCAGCTGTCATTCGCCGTAACCCGGACGGCGCCGGTCGTAAGCCTCAAGAGCGAGGAGGTGACCGGACGCAATCTCAAGTACGTTGACTTCCTGACGCCCGGCATCCTCGGCATGACGATCATGCAGCTCGGCATCTCGAGCGTGGCGTTCGCGTTCGTCGCGGAGCGCTCGCGTGGTGTCATCCGCCGGATCATGGCCACGCCGATCCCGCGAAGGAACTACATCGCGGCGCATGTGCTCCAGCGCCTGATCCTCGCGGTCGTGCAGGTGCTCATCCTGCTCGGGGTCGCAGTGCTCGCCTTCAAGGTCACCGTCGTTGGCGGGCTCGGATCCTTGCTTGCGGTGGCCATCCTGGGTGCCGTCGTCTTCCTGTGCCTCGGCTTCGCGGTCACCGGCCTGCTCTCCACCGAGAACCAGGCCGCGGTCGCGACGCAGATCGTCACGCTCCCGCAGTTATTCCTATCGGGAGTCTTCTTCTCGCGCGACGCGGTGCCCGCGTTCTTGAAGCCGGTCGCTGACTACCTGCCGCTCACGTTCCTCAACGACGCGCTGCGCGCGATCGCGACGACGGGAGCCTCGCTCGCAGACGTGAGTGGCCAGATCGTCGGCCTCGTGGTGTGGGCGATCGTCTCCTTCGTCCTTGCCTACCGTCTGTTCCGGCTCGACTGA